A section of the Streptomyces sp. NBC_01591 genome encodes:
- a CDS encoding ABC transporter ATP-binding protein, whose protein sequence is MAGPGGRMMAGGAPTDRSMDFKGSSKRLLKRFATEKTPLYVMLAACALSVGLSVIGPKILGRATDLVFAGVVGREMTEGTTKEQAIEGLRKSNSGLADMLSGVDFVPGHGIDFGAVGDVLLVALAVYVGAGLLMLVATRLSIRIINRIIFQLREDIQTKLSRLPLSYFDRAKRGEVLSRATNDIDNISQTMQQTMGQLINSLLTIVGVLIMMFWVSPLLAFVALATVPLSVVVARKVGKRSQPQFVQQWKVTGKLNAHIEEMYTGHTLVKVFGRQEESARDFAEQNEALYEAGFKAQYNSGIMQPLMMFVSNLNYVLIAVVGGLRVASGSLSIGDVQAFIQYSRQFSMPLTQVAAMANLVQSGVASAERIFELLDAEEQGADPAPGEQERPKELRGSVSLEKVSFRYDPEKPLIEDLSLSVEPGHTVAIVGPTGAGKTTLVNLLMRFYEVTGGRITLDGVDVTKMSRDDLRQGIGMVLQDTWLFGGSIADNIAYGASREVTREEIEEAAKAAHADRFIRTLPDGYDTVIDDEGSGVSAGEKQLITIARAFLSDPVILVLDEATSSVDTRTEVLIQKAMARLAHGRTSFVIAHRLSTIRDADVILVMENGSIVEQGTHEELLATEGAYARLYSAQFAQAVAEVD, encoded by the coding sequence ATGGCCGGGCCTGGCGGACGCATGATGGCGGGCGGGGCGCCGACCGACCGGTCCATGGACTTCAAGGGGTCCTCGAAGCGGCTGTTGAAGCGCTTCGCGACGGAGAAGACCCCGCTGTACGTGATGCTGGCAGCCTGTGCGCTGAGCGTCGGCCTGTCGGTGATCGGGCCGAAGATCCTCGGCCGGGCGACCGACCTGGTCTTCGCCGGGGTCGTCGGCCGGGAGATGACCGAGGGGACGACCAAGGAACAGGCCATCGAGGGCCTGCGCAAGAGCAACAGCGGTCTGGCCGACATGCTCTCCGGGGTGGACTTCGTCCCCGGTCACGGCATCGACTTCGGCGCGGTGGGCGACGTACTGCTGGTGGCGCTGGCGGTCTATGTCGGGGCCGGCCTGCTGATGCTGGTGGCGACCCGGCTGTCGATCCGGATCATCAACCGGATCATTTTCCAGCTGCGCGAGGACATCCAGACGAAGCTGTCGCGGCTGCCGCTGTCGTACTTCGACCGGGCCAAGCGCGGCGAGGTGCTCAGCCGGGCGACGAACGACATCGACAACATCTCGCAGACGATGCAGCAGACGATGGGCCAGCTCATCAACTCCCTGCTCACCATCGTCGGCGTGCTGATCATGATGTTCTGGGTCTCGCCGCTGCTGGCGTTCGTCGCACTGGCGACGGTGCCGCTCTCGGTGGTCGTGGCCAGGAAGGTCGGCAAGCGCTCGCAGCCGCAGTTCGTGCAGCAGTGGAAGGTGACGGGCAAGCTCAACGCCCACATCGAGGAGATGTACACCGGGCACACCCTGGTGAAGGTCTTCGGCCGGCAGGAGGAGTCCGCGAGGGACTTCGCCGAGCAGAACGAAGCACTGTACGAGGCCGGCTTCAAGGCGCAGTACAACAGCGGGATCATGCAGCCGCTGATGATGTTCGTCTCCAACCTGAACTACGTGCTGATCGCCGTCGTCGGTGGTCTGCGGGTCGCTTCGGGCTCGCTGTCGATCGGTGACGTGCAGGCGTTCATCCAGTACTCCCGGCAGTTCTCGATGCCGCTGACCCAGGTCGCCGCGATGGCGAACCTGGTGCAGTCGGGTGTCGCCTCGGCCGAGCGGATATTCGAGCTGCTGGACGCCGAGGAGCAGGGCGCCGACCCCGCGCCCGGCGAGCAGGAGCGCCCGAAGGAGCTGCGGGGCAGCGTCTCGCTGGAGAAGGTGTCGTTCCGTTACGACCCGGAGAAGCCGCTCATCGAGGATCTGTCGCTGAGCGTCGAGCCCGGTCACACGGTCGCGATCGTCGGACCGACCGGGGCCGGCAAGACCACGCTCGTCAATCTGCTGATGCGGTTCTACGAGGTGACGGGTGGCCGGATCACGCTGGACGGGGTCGACGTGACGAAGATGTCGCGCGACGACCTGCGGCAGGGCATCGGCATGGTCCTCCAGGACACCTGGCTGTTCGGCGGTTCGATCGCGGACAACATCGCGTACGGCGCGTCGCGCGAGGTCACCCGCGAGGAGATCGAGGAGGCGGCGAAGGCGGCCCACGCCGACCGGTTCATCCGTACGCTGCCGGACGGCTACGACACGGTGATCGACGATGAGGGCTCCGGCGTCAGCGCGGGCGAGAAGCAGCTGATCACCATCGCGCGGGCGTTCCTGTCCGACCCGGTGATCCTGGTGCTCGACGAGGCGACGAGCTCCGTCGACACCCGTACGGAGGTGCTGATCCAGAAGGCGATGGCGCGGCTGGCCCACGGCCGTACGAGCTTTGTGATCGCGCACCGGCTCTCCACCATCCGGGACGCCGACGTCATCCTGGTGATGGAGAACGGCTCGATCGTCGAACAGGGCACGCACGAGGAGCTGTTGGCCACCGAGGGCGCCTATGCCCGGCTGTATTCGGCGCAGTTCGCGCAGGCAGTCGCCGAAGTCGACTAG
- a CDS encoding RNA polymerase sigma factor, whose amino-acid sequence MQTRTLTETEHVSAIPAQNRAVRHPEGAVESPIPSEPPEALMEETPQAPEPPEPRSRPETAGPSSDLFRQYLREIGRIPLLSAADEVELARRVEAGLFAEERLASTPDPDTRLAVDLDRLVVMGRMAKRRLIEANLRLVVSVAKRYVGRGLTMLDLVQEGNLGLIRAVEKFDYARGYKFSTYATWWIRQAMSRALADQARTIRVPVHVVELINRVVRVQRRMLQESGYEPTAEEVAGQLDLTPERVGEVLRLAQEPVSLHAPVGEEDDVALGDLIEDGDAASPVESAAFLLLREHLEAVLSTLNERERKVVQLRYGLDDGRPRTLEEIGRIFGVTRERIRQIESKTLNKLRDHAFADQLRGYLD is encoded by the coding sequence GTGCAGACCCGGACCCTGACCGAAACCGAGCATGTCTCGGCCATCCCCGCGCAGAACCGGGCCGTGCGCCATCCGGAGGGAGCGGTGGAATCGCCGATACCGAGCGAACCGCCCGAGGCACTCATGGAGGAGACGCCCCAGGCGCCCGAGCCACCCGAGCCGCGGAGCCGTCCGGAGACCGCCGGTCCGTCCTCCGACCTCTTCCGCCAGTATCTGCGGGAGATCGGCCGGATCCCCCTGCTCAGCGCCGCCGACGAGGTGGAGCTCGCCCGCCGTGTCGAGGCCGGGCTCTTCGCCGAGGAGCGGCTCGCGAGCACCCCGGACCCGGACACCCGGCTGGCCGTCGATCTCGACCGGCTGGTGGTCATGGGGAGGATGGCCAAGCGCCGCCTCATCGAGGCCAACCTCCGCCTCGTCGTCTCCGTCGCCAAACGCTATGTCGGCCGCGGGCTGACCATGCTCGATCTGGTCCAGGAGGGGAACCTCGGGCTGATCAGGGCCGTCGAGAAATTCGACTACGCCCGGGGCTACAAGTTCTCCACGTACGCGACCTGGTGGATCCGCCAGGCCATGTCCCGCGCCCTCGCCGACCAGGCGCGGACCATACGCGTCCCGGTCCATGTCGTCGAACTGATCAACCGCGTCGTACGCGTCCAGCGCCGGATGCTCCAGGAAAGCGGCTACGAGCCGACGGCGGAGGAGGTCGCCGGCCAGCTCGACCTCACTCCGGAGCGGGTCGGCGAAGTCCTGCGGCTCGCCCAGGAACCGGTCTCGCTGCACGCCCCGGTCGGCGAGGAGGACGACGTAGCCCTCGGCGACCTGATCGAGGACGGCGACGCCGCGTCCCCGGTCGAGTCCGCCGCGTTCCTGCTGCTGCGCGAGCACCTGGAAGCGGTGCTCTCCACTCTCAACGAGCGCGAGCGGAAGGTGGTCCAGCTGCGCTACGGGCTGGACGACGGGCGGCCCCGCACACTTGAGGAGATCGGCCGGATCTTCGGCGTGACGCGCGAACGCATCCGCCAGATCGAGTCCAAGACCCTCAACAAGCTGCGGGACCACGCCTTCGCCGACCAGCTCCGCGGCTACCTCGACTGA